One Streptomyces sp. NBC_00554 DNA segment encodes these proteins:
- the rodA gene encoding rod shape-determining protein RodA: protein MTGANNFSVSGYGPERGSLSRLFARDSLARRLDWPILFSAIALSLIGSVLVYSATRNRTEINQGDPYYFLIRHLMNTGIGFGLMVGTVWLGHRTLRTAVPILYGLSVALILAVLTPLGATVNGAHAWIVLGGGFSLQPSEFVKITIILGMAMLLAARVDAGDKPYPDHRTVLQALGLATVPMMIVMLMPDLGSVMVMVIIVLGVLLASGASNRWVFGLLGAGALGAIAVWQLKILDEYQINRFAAFANPELDPAGVGYNTNQARIAIGSGGLFGTGLGKGSQTTGQFVPEQQTDFVFTVAGEELGFVGAGLILVLLGVILWRACRIARETTELYGTIVAAGIIAWFAFQSFENIGMTLGIMPVAGLPLPFVSYGGSSMFAVWVAVGLLQSIRVQRPMSA from the coding sequence TCGCCCGTGACTCGCTGGCCCGGCGGCTCGACTGGCCGATACTGTTCTCGGCCATCGCGCTCTCGCTCATCGGCTCGGTCCTCGTCTACTCGGCGACCCGCAACCGCACCGAGATCAACCAGGGCGACCCGTACTACTTCCTGATCCGCCACCTCATGAACACCGGCATCGGCTTCGGCCTGATGGTCGGCACGGTCTGGCTCGGCCACCGCACCCTGCGCACCGCCGTCCCGATCCTCTACGGCCTCTCGGTCGCCCTGATCCTGGCGGTGCTGACCCCGCTCGGCGCCACGGTCAACGGCGCCCACGCCTGGATCGTGCTCGGCGGCGGCTTCTCGCTCCAGCCCTCCGAGTTCGTGAAGATCACGATCATCCTGGGCATGGCGATGCTCCTTGCGGCCCGCGTCGACGCCGGTGACAAGCCCTACCCCGACCACCGCACGGTCCTCCAGGCACTGGGCCTGGCCACCGTCCCGATGATGATCGTCATGCTGATGCCCGACCTCGGTTCGGTCATGGTCATGGTCATCATCGTGCTGGGCGTACTGCTCGCCTCCGGCGCGTCCAACCGCTGGGTGTTCGGACTGCTCGGCGCCGGCGCGCTCGGGGCGATCGCGGTCTGGCAGCTCAAGATCCTCGACGAGTACCAGATCAACCGCTTCGCCGCCTTCGCCAACCCCGAACTCGACCCGGCAGGCGTCGGCTACAACACCAACCAGGCGCGTATCGCGATCGGTTCGGGCGGCCTGTTCGGCACCGGCCTCGGCAAGGGCTCGCAGACCACCGGCCAGTTCGTCCCCGAACAGCAGACGGACTTCGTCTTCACCGTCGCGGGCGAGGAACTCGGCTTCGTAGGCGCCGGACTGATCCTGGTGCTCCTCGGCGTGATCCTGTGGCGCGCCTGCCGTATCGCCCGCGAGACCACCGAGCTGTACGGCACGATCGTCGCCGCCGGCATCATCGCCTGGTTCGCCTTCCAGTCCTTCGAGAACATCGGCATGACCCTCGGGATCATGCCGGTCGCGGGGTTGCCGCTGCCCTTTGTGTCCTACGGCGGCTCATCGATGTTCGCGGTGTGGGTGGCCGTGGGGCTGTTGCAGTCGATCAGGGTGCAGCGGCCGATGTCGGCCTAG
- a CDS encoding CHAD domain-containing protein, whose translation MADTKREIERKYEGPAAEGDAGLPELTGVAGVASVIDKGVAELDATYYDTADQRLAAASLTLRRRTGGSDAGWHLKLPVSEDVRDEIQAPLSDDLPRSLSGLVRSRVRDAELVPLVRLRSARDIRHLVDDSGALLAEVSLDRVRAERLSGGEGTAEWTEIEVELADDGDPAFLDKVEKKLRKAGLARSSSASKLAKALAETAPKTKGKKPKAPAPETEPVTAGDHVLAYIRAQRDAIVELDPAVRRDVYDSVHSMRVATRRMRSAFRSYGKVLDRTVTDPIGDELKWLAGELGVDRDQEVLTERLTQSLADLPRNLLSGPVRTRLRTWSHARSSGSRRRLIAVLDGKRYLDLLTALDAIVADPPLLKAAAGDPSTVIANAVRKDFKKVSDLIEEALDRPSGADRDFAMHEARKKAKRTRYAAETAAPALGRPAADLVKSMKSLQTLLGDHQDSVMVREAVLGLAAQAHAAGENAFTYGVLYGREEQRAAAAEAALPEAWETIVGRAAV comes from the coding sequence ATGGCGGACACGAAGCGCGAGATCGAGCGGAAGTACGAAGGTCCCGCGGCCGAGGGTGACGCGGGCCTGCCAGAACTGACGGGCGTCGCGGGGGTCGCGTCCGTCATCGACAAGGGCGTCGCCGAGCTCGACGCCACGTATTACGACACGGCCGACCAGCGGCTAGCCGCCGCCTCGCTCACGCTGCGCCGCCGCACCGGCGGCTCCGACGCCGGCTGGCACCTCAAACTCCCCGTCTCCGAAGACGTCCGCGACGAGATCCAGGCCCCGCTCTCCGACGACCTGCCCCGCTCGCTGAGCGGCCTCGTACGCTCCCGGGTGCGTGACGCCGAGCTCGTCCCCCTCGTACGCCTGCGGTCGGCCCGCGACATCCGCCACCTCGTCGACGACTCCGGCGCCCTGCTCGCCGAGGTCAGCCTCGACCGCGTCCGCGCCGAGCGGCTCAGCGGCGGCGAGGGCACCGCCGAGTGGACCGAGATCGAGGTCGAGCTCGCGGACGACGGCGACCCCGCCTTCCTCGACAAGGTCGAGAAGAAGCTCCGCAAGGCGGGCCTGGCCCGCTCGTCGTCGGCGTCCAAGCTGGCCAAGGCGCTGGCGGAGACCGCGCCGAAGACGAAGGGCAAGAAGCCCAAGGCGCCCGCGCCGGAGACGGAACCGGTCACTGCGGGCGACCACGTCCTCGCGTACATCCGCGCCCAGCGCGACGCGATCGTCGAGCTGGACCCCGCCGTCCGCCGCGACGTCTACGACTCCGTGCACAGCATGCGCGTCGCCACCCGCCGGATGCGCAGCGCCTTCCGCTCCTACGGCAAGGTCCTCGACCGCACCGTCACCGACCCGATCGGCGACGAACTGAAGTGGCTGGCGGGCGAGTTGGGCGTCGACCGCGATCAGGAAGTACTCACCGAGCGGCTGACGCAGTCCCTCGCCGACCTGCCGCGCAACCTGCTCTCCGGGCCCGTCCGCACCCGACTGCGCACCTGGTCGCACGCCCGCAGCTCCGGCTCAAGGCGCCGTCTGATCGCCGTACTCGACGGGAAGCGCTACCTCGACCTGCTGACCGCGCTCGACGCGATCGTCGCGGATCCGCCGTTGCTCAAGGCGGCGGCGGGCGACCCGTCGACGGTGATCGCGAACGCTGTACGCAAGGACTTCAAGAAGGTCTCCGACCTGATCGAAGAGGCTCTCGACCGGCCGTCCGGCGCGGACCGCGACTTCGCGATGCACGAGGCCCGCAAGAAGGCCAAGCGCACCCGGTACGCGGCCGAGACCGCCGCGCCCGCCCTGGGCAGGCCGGCCGCCGACCTGGTCAAGTCGATGAAGTCCCTGCAGACCCTGCTCGGCGACCACCAGGACAGCGTGATGGTCCGCGAGGCCGTGCTCGGACTCGCGGCCCAGGCGCACGCGGCGGGGGAGAACGCCTTCACGTACGGGGTGCTGTACGGGCGGGAGGAGCAGCGGGCCGCGGCGGCCGAGGCGGCTCTGCCGGAGGCCTGGGAGACGATCGTGGGCCGGGCGGCCGTCTGA
- a CDS encoding TIGR03960 family B12-binding radical SAM protein, translated as MPAESVFPQLEALLPHVQKPIQYVGGELNSTVKPWDACDVRWALMYPDAYEVGLPNQGVMILYEVLNEREGVLAERTYSVWPDLEALMREHRVPQFTVDSHRPVKAFDVFGLSFSTELGYTNMLTALDLAGIPLESKDRTLDDPIVLAGGHAAFNPEPIADFVDAVIIGDGEQAVLDMTDIIRAWKSEGRPGGREEVLFRLAKTGSVYIPAFYDVEYLTDGRIARVVPNKSGVPWRVSKHTVMDLDEWPYPKQPLVPLAETVHERMSVEIFRGCTRGCRFCQAGMITRPVRERSITGIGDMVEKGLKATGFEEVGLLSLSSADHSEIGDIAKGLADRYEEDKIGLSLPSTRVDAFNVDLANELTRNGRRSGLTFAPEGGSERMRKVINKMVSEEDLIRTVSTAYGNGWRQVKLYFMCGLPTETDEDVLQIADMAMNVIAEGRKASGQNDIRCTVSIGGFVPKPHTPFQWAPQLSAEETDARLTKLRDKIRGDKKYGRSIGFRYHDGKPGIVEGLLSRGDRRIGAVIRAVYEDGGRFDGWREHFSYDRWMACAEKTLPAFGVDVDWYTTRERTYEEVLPWDHLDSGLDKDWLWEDWQDSLDETEVEDCRWTPCFDCGVCPQMDTWPQVSNSGKKLLPLAVKGAAGSGHAH; from the coding sequence ATGCCAGCCGAATCGGTCTTCCCGCAGCTCGAAGCTCTGCTCCCGCATGTGCAGAAGCCGATTCAGTACGTCGGCGGAGAGCTCAACTCCACGGTCAAGCCCTGGGACGCCTGTGATGTCCGCTGGGCGCTCATGTACCCCGACGCGTACGAGGTCGGACTGCCCAACCAGGGCGTCATGATCCTTTACGAGGTGCTGAACGAGCGCGAGGGCGTCCTCGCCGAGCGCACGTACAGCGTGTGGCCGGACCTGGAGGCGCTGATGCGCGAGCACCGGGTGCCCCAGTTCACGGTGGACAGCCACCGCCCCGTGAAGGCCTTCGACGTCTTCGGCCTGTCCTTCTCCACGGAGCTGGGCTACACGAACATGCTGACGGCCCTTGACCTGGCGGGCATCCCGCTGGAGTCCAAGGACCGTACGCTCGACGACCCGATCGTCCTCGCGGGCGGCCACGCGGCCTTCAACCCGGAGCCCATCGCCGACTTCGTCGACGCGGTGATCATCGGCGACGGCGAGCAGGCCGTCCTCGACATGACGGACATCATCCGGGCCTGGAAGTCGGAGGGTCGGCCGGGAGGCCGCGAGGAGGTCCTGTTCCGCCTCGCGAAGACCGGATCGGTGTACATCCCGGCGTTCTACGACGTCGAGTACCTCACCGACGGCCGTATCGCCCGTGTCGTACCCAACAAGTCGGGCGTCCCGTGGCGGGTGTCCAAGCACACCGTCATGGACCTCGACGAGTGGCCGTACCCCAAGCAGCCCCTCGTCCCGCTCGCGGAGACGGTCCACGAGCGGATGTCGGTCGAGATCTTCCGCGGCTGCACGCGCGGCTGCCGCTTCTGCCAGGCGGGCATGATCACCCGCCCGGTGCGCGAGCGCTCGATCACGGGCATCGGCGACATGGTGGAGAAGGGCCTCAAGGCGACGGGCTTCGAGGAGGTGGGCCTGCTGTCGTTGTCGTCGGCCGACCACTCGGAGATCGGCGACATCGCCAAGGGCCTCGCGGACCGGTACGAGGAGGACAAGATCGGCCTGTCCCTCCCGTCGACGCGGGTGGACGCCTTCAACGTCGACCTGGCCAACGAGCTGACGAGGAACGGCCGCAGGTCCGGCCTGACCTTCGCGCCCGAGGGCGGCTCGGAGCGCATGCGCAAGGTCATCAACAAGATGGTCTCCGAAGAGGACCTGATCCGGACGGTCTCCACGGCGTACGGCAACGGCTGGCGCCAGGTGAAGCTGTACTTCATGTGCGGCCTGCCGACGGAGACCGACGAGGACGTCCTCCAGATCGCCGACATGGCGATGAACGTCATCGCCGAGGGCCGCAAGGCCTCCGGCCAGAACGACATCCGCTGCACGGTGTCCATCGGCGGCTTCGTGCCGAAGCCCCACACCCCGTTCCAGTGGGCCCCGCAGCTCTCCGCCGAGGAGACGGACGCCCGCCTCACCAAGCTCCGCGACAAGATCCGCGGCGACAAGAAGTACGGCCGTTCCATCGGCTTCCGCTACCACGACGGCAAGCCCGGCATCGTCGAGGGCCTGCTGTCCCGCGGCGACCGCCGTATCGGCGCCGTGATCCGCGCGGTGTACGAGGACGGCGGCCGCTTCGACGGCTGGCGCGAGCACTTCTCGTACGACCGCTGGATGGCCTGCGCCGAGAAGACGCTGCCCGCCTTCGGCGTGGACGTCGACTGGTACACCACCCGCGAGCGCACCTACGAGGAGGTCCTCCCCTGGGACCACCTCGACTCCGGCCTCGACAAGGACTGGCTCTGGGAGGACTGGCAGGACTCCCTCGACGAGACCGAGGTCGAGGACTGCCGGTGGACGCCGTGCTTCGATTGTGGCGTGTGCCCGCAGATGGACACTTGGCCACAAGTAAGTAACAGCGGGAAGAAGCTGCTGCCGCTGGCGGTCAAGGGCGCTGCTGGCAGCGGACACGCTCACTGA
- a CDS encoding ATP-binding protein: MPGAEVVAVYPNKIKIAVHEIADLGRGEPVEVGSYLRIYDSNNSSIIAIIENYSIEVRGQESVDGEREKVYLIEAVPLGFIGEDGKFQRGGGGIAIPPKEVTVASHDQIQKIYDALGDDIRRFHFAQLSQDRKVAVPVDGDRFFNRHIAIVGSTGSGKSHAMARIIQAATGIRDRKRGEYSLNNSHIVIFDIHSEYLSAFPDANYLSVDSLILPYWLLNSEELQDLFIESVEEQSHNQVATLKRGITENRRKHYAGSDEKRDLIHYDSPLFFDIGEVIGYIQAKNDEMVPGSSGKQVNGPLKGKLVNFLTRLENKYTDRRLDFLLGERVKKVTLEEVLRQFTGYRKDSPSNVTIVDLSGVPFEVLSISVSLISRLLFDYAFYYKKAHAEGRAETPILVVYEEAHKYVPRSDLSRFSASRGAIERIAKEGRKYGITAAIVSQRPAEISETIFSQCSNFLAMRLTNPEDQRYVRRLIPDSLGPLTDSLPMLSSGEALLLGDSAVMPSVVKLREANPAPSSSDVCYMQEWIRPWHDVIFGPLLEDWEK; encoded by the coding sequence ATGCCCGGTGCCGAAGTGGTGGCTGTCTATCCCAACAAGATCAAGATTGCTGTGCACGAGATTGCGGATCTGGGTCGCGGTGAGCCCGTCGAGGTTGGATCATACCTACGCATCTACGACAGCAATAATTCTTCCATTATTGCAATTATCGAGAACTATTCGATCGAGGTAAGAGGGCAGGAGTCTGTCGACGGAGAGAGGGAGAAGGTATATCTCATCGAGGCTGTCCCTCTCGGATTTATCGGTGAGGACGGAAAATTCCAGCGCGGAGGCGGAGGAATTGCGATCCCACCCAAGGAGGTGACAGTAGCAAGCCATGATCAGATCCAGAAGATCTATGATGCGCTTGGAGATGACATCCGTCGATTCCATTTTGCTCAGCTATCGCAAGATAGGAAGGTGGCCGTTCCGGTAGACGGCGACAGGTTCTTTAACAGGCACATTGCAATCGTAGGATCTACAGGTTCTGGTAAGTCTCACGCTATGGCAAGGATTATTCAGGCTGCAACAGGAATTAGGGACCGCAAACGTGGCGAGTACTCTCTGAATAATTCACACATCGTGATCTTCGACATCCACTCGGAGTACCTGTCGGCATTCCCTGATGCCAATTATCTAAGCGTGGATTCTCTAATTCTCCCCTACTGGCTTCTCAACTCGGAAGAGTTGCAAGACCTGTTCATTGAGAGTGTGGAGGAGCAATCACATAATCAAGTTGCAACACTCAAGCGAGGAATTACAGAAAATCGCAGGAAGCACTATGCCGGATCGGACGAAAAGCGTGACCTGATCCACTACGACTCGCCACTCTTCTTTGATATCGGCGAGGTTATCGGGTACATTCAGGCCAAGAATGACGAGATGGTGCCCGGATCTAGCGGAAAGCAGGTTAACGGGCCACTCAAGGGTAAGCTTGTCAATTTTCTAACCCGTCTGGAAAACAAATACACGGACAGAAGGCTTGACTTCCTGCTTGGGGAAAGGGTTAAGAAGGTTACACTCGAGGAGGTGCTGCGGCAGTTCACTGGCTACCGCAAAGATAGCCCCTCGAACGTGACAATTGTTGACCTAAGTGGGGTCCCGTTTGAAGTACTCAGCATTAGCGTCTCGTTGATCTCTCGACTGCTATTTGATTATGCCTTCTACTACAAAAAGGCTCATGCTGAGGGCCGAGCGGAGACTCCGATTCTGGTCGTTTATGAAGAGGCGCACAAATACGTACCTCGCAGCGATCTTTCGCGATTTAGTGCGTCGCGTGGCGCTATCGAGCGTATCGCTAAAGAAGGACGGAAGTATGGAATTACGGCTGCCATTGTGAGCCAGAGGCCGGCTGAGATCTCCGAGACTATCTTTTCGCAGTGCAGCAATTTCCTTGCTATGCGCTTGACTAATCCCGAGGATCAGCGTTACGTGCGGAGGCTGATTCCTGATTCGCTTGGCCCACTCACAGATTCCCTGCCCATGTTGTCATCGGGGGAAGCTCTCTTGTTGGGGGATTCTGCTGTCATGCCATCTGTAGTGAAGTTGAGGGAAGCAAATCCTGCACCGTCCTCGAGCGATGTCTGTTACATGCAAGAGTGGATTCGCCCGTGGCATGACGTGATATTTGGCCCTCTTTTGGAGGACTGGGAAAAGTGA
- a CDS encoding phosphotransferase enzyme family protein, producing the protein MAVDAAQSEEGFTSAGATRVMVAACQAAGLDDRGAELIRLGENGLFRLASAPVIVRVARGQEWLPKARVEVGVSRWLAEEGFPAARIVEDLEQPFLIEGHPVTFWHLIIEGDRKATYGELGGVLRDLHSLTVPDGLELPSFEPFDKQELRLDRAVIPEDDKVFLRKRWRELQDRYAELRFETPKGPVHGDAHVQNLMVDDQGQVILIDFEAFCFDHPEWDLMVTSVEHHSLGWQTDEQYADFVAAYGRDLYDWHGYETLRGLQEFGMTTWLMQNVQEDEQTAAEYRRRIAGLRNDDAPRDWRPW; encoded by the coding sequence ATGGCGGTTGACGCTGCTCAATCAGAAGAGGGATTCACGTCGGCGGGTGCTACGCGGGTGATGGTGGCCGCGTGCCAGGCTGCGGGGCTCGACGACAGAGGCGCGGAGTTGATCCGCCTCGGAGAGAACGGGTTGTTCCGGCTGGCTTCGGCCCCGGTGATCGTGCGTGTGGCCCGTGGGCAAGAGTGGCTGCCGAAAGCGCGTGTTGAGGTGGGCGTCTCGCGGTGGTTGGCGGAGGAAGGATTCCCTGCCGCTCGCATCGTTGAGGATCTTGAGCAGCCGTTCTTGATCGAAGGGCATCCGGTGACCTTCTGGCATCTGATCATTGAGGGTGATCGGAAGGCGACCTATGGGGAGTTGGGGGGTGTCCTGCGGGATCTGCACTCCTTGACGGTGCCGGACGGTCTGGAGCTGCCCTCGTTCGAGCCCTTCGACAAGCAGGAGTTGCGGCTAGACCGGGCCGTGATCCCGGAGGATGACAAGGTCTTCCTCCGGAAGCGGTGGCGGGAGCTGCAAGACAGGTACGCGGAGTTGAGGTTCGAGACCCCCAAGGGGCCGGTGCACGGTGATGCTCACGTGCAGAACCTCATGGTCGACGATCAAGGGCAAGTGATCCTGATCGACTTCGAGGCCTTCTGCTTCGATCACCCTGAATGGGACCTGATGGTCACGTCCGTTGAGCACCACAGTCTTGGGTGGCAGACCGACGAGCAGTATGCCGACTTCGTGGCCGCGTACGGGCGGGACCTGTACGACTGGCACGGGTACGAGACGCTGCGTGGCCTGCAAGAGTTCGGCATGACGACGTGGCTGATGCAGAACGTGCAGGAAGACGAGCAGACGGCGGCCGAGTACCGCCGGCGCATTGCTGGTCTGCGCAATGACGACGCGCCTCGGGATTGGCGGCCCTGGTAG
- a CDS encoding sporulation protein — MSREPNAHLIAVMDEAKVSNKGLAKRMQDAATRRGTSLGTTHVAVQRWRDGSGIQPQTAAIMADVLGTKLNRRITPSDLGFFRQLQQPTPQPVGYPDTVPDVLSMLDGLAEERADTPSGGPLVIADTDLSSAVLSWMVARPDGVQADRPASQRVGMRDVNAIRAAADMFMQLDFKFGGGHGHKALRHYFRHEVLPLLSASYSERVGTALFGAAAEISQLLAWTAYDSGNHPLAHRYLTSTLRLSQVIDDRMFGARILGNLSHQANYLGNHAQSAQLARAAVEGAKGRATPRAMALNSAMEARALSNAGDPIGAGRAMNEAERYFERADMADDPSWLSYFDSAELMGELCHCFRDLKMRRESVEHAQRAVNDTDPKYARTLGFCRMVLAQSQLLNGELEAAVTTASLAVDDGDSLQSSRFQRYVTDFQVEVSAHASNPTVAAFNDQVHDALARLDDE; from the coding sequence ATGAGCCGAGAGCCGAACGCGCACTTAATCGCCGTCATGGACGAAGCGAAGGTCTCGAACAAAGGCCTCGCGAAACGCATGCAGGATGCCGCCACACGCCGGGGCACGAGTCTCGGGACAACGCACGTCGCCGTGCAGCGCTGGCGAGACGGCTCCGGCATCCAGCCCCAGACAGCAGCGATCATGGCGGATGTGCTCGGCACCAAGCTGAACCGCCGCATCACGCCCAGCGATCTCGGATTCTTCCGCCAGCTCCAGCAGCCCACACCGCAGCCGGTCGGCTACCCGGACACCGTGCCCGATGTGCTGTCGATGCTCGACGGACTCGCCGAGGAGCGAGCCGACACCCCATCGGGCGGACCGCTGGTCATCGCGGACACCGATCTCAGCTCCGCAGTCCTGTCATGGATGGTGGCCCGCCCCGACGGCGTCCAGGCCGACAGACCCGCTTCCCAACGCGTCGGCATGCGCGACGTCAACGCGATCCGAGCCGCCGCGGACATGTTCATGCAGCTCGACTTCAAGTTCGGCGGAGGGCACGGCCACAAGGCCTTGCGGCACTATTTCCGCCACGAGGTCCTACCGCTGCTCAGCGCCAGCTACAGCGAACGGGTCGGTACGGCGCTATTCGGCGCCGCCGCCGAGATCTCCCAGTTGCTCGCGTGGACCGCGTACGACTCCGGAAACCACCCTCTGGCCCACCGCTACCTGACATCCACCCTGCGCCTGTCGCAGGTGATCGACGACCGGATGTTCGGCGCCCGCATCCTCGGCAACCTCAGCCACCAGGCCAACTACCTCGGGAACCACGCCCAGTCCGCCCAGCTTGCCCGCGCCGCCGTCGAGGGAGCGAAGGGCCGGGCCACTCCCCGTGCCATGGCGTTGAACTCGGCGATGGAGGCCCGCGCCCTGTCCAACGCAGGTGACCCGATCGGTGCTGGCCGGGCCATGAACGAAGCGGAACGCTACTTCGAGCGCGCTGATATGGCCGACGACCCGTCATGGCTCAGCTACTTCGACTCCGCGGAGCTCATGGGCGAGTTGTGCCACTGCTTCCGCGATCTCAAGATGCGCCGCGAGTCCGTCGAGCACGCCCAGCGCGCCGTCAACGACACCGACCCGAAGTACGCCCGAACCCTGGGGTTCTGCCGCATGGTGCTCGCCCAAAGCCAGCTACTGAACGGCGAGTTGGAAGCCGCCGTCACGACAGCCAGTCTGGCCGTGGACGACGGCGACAGTCTCCAGTCGTCACGCTTCCAGCGCTACGTGACCGACTTCCAGGTTGAGGTGAGCGCCCACGCGTCGAACCCGACGGTGGCAGCCTTCAACGACCAGGTGCACGACGCGCTCGCCCGCCTGGACGACGAGTAG
- a CDS encoding ATP-binding protein → MNAQESKHRANTLGTVSSRAAAQDPSAGHFRAMTLFDESTSTVSAARNMVGGCLQDWGLGHMVDDARLVVSELVGNVVHHAVPDDCLTRPGAARRIDVLVKAWPGWLFIGVADEDSTPPDLPAGEFVSPELVGDFSEAMLPDRGRGLLIIQRLADAVWWSPREQGGKTVWCRFDLDGTT, encoded by the coding sequence ATGAATGCTCAAGAGAGCAAACACAGAGCGAACACCCTCGGGACGGTCTCGTCGCGTGCAGCGGCGCAAGATCCCTCGGCTGGCCACTTCCGGGCGATGACGCTCTTCGACGAGTCCACAAGCACCGTGAGCGCCGCACGCAACATGGTGGGCGGCTGCCTCCAGGACTGGGGACTTGGCCACATGGTCGATGATGCCCGGCTCGTCGTCTCGGAGCTGGTCGGCAACGTCGTGCACCACGCCGTGCCGGACGACTGTCTGACGCGGCCTGGTGCCGCACGGCGGATCGACGTGCTGGTGAAGGCGTGGCCGGGATGGCTGTTCATCGGCGTCGCTGATGAGGACTCAACTCCCCCAGACCTTCCGGCGGGCGAGTTCGTTTCACCGGAACTGGTGGGCGACTTCTCCGAGGCGATGTTGCCGGACCGAGGGCGCGGACTGCTGATCATTCAGCGGCTGGCCGATGCGGTGTGGTGGTCGCCGAGGGAGCAGGGCGGCAAGACCGTGTGGTGCCGCTTCGACCTCGACGGCACTACGTAG
- a CDS encoding GntR family transcriptional regulator, whose product MTEIQRPGALYQQVAAAIREAILKGEFEPGAPLPSEAQLIERYKVSRPTVRNAVAALRAEGLIEVRHGKGSFVRSDGQPSVTLERRISRTPDGRFVMPNGAVWDEVEEPTPYRSHTTKATGTLLELGEEEALFGCDRLLIDPASGTRAMHRTLIPFEVAEGIPMLAEAPDRRPASAYWILTQAGHKLWWSETVRAHMPLPDERTALQLPDATPILHLARVTHGTDDRPLILEELRVGADRAELAYRITADKQPARRTRT is encoded by the coding sequence ATGACGGAGATCCAGCGCCCCGGAGCGCTCTACCAGCAGGTGGCCGCAGCGATCCGGGAAGCGATCCTCAAGGGTGAGTTCGAGCCCGGCGCTCCGCTGCCCTCCGAGGCGCAGCTCATCGAGCGCTACAAGGTGTCCCGCCCCACCGTCCGCAACGCCGTTGCAGCTCTGCGCGCGGAAGGGCTGATCGAGGTGAGGCACGGCAAGGGCAGCTTCGTGCGCTCTGACGGTCAGCCGAGCGTCACCCTCGAACGCCGGATCAGCCGCACGCCGGACGGGCGGTTCGTGATGCCCAACGGCGCCGTCTGGGACGAGGTCGAGGAGCCGACCCCGTACCGCTCGCACACCACCAAGGCCACCGGCACGCTGCTCGAACTCGGCGAGGAGGAAGCCCTCTTCGGATGCGACCGCCTGCTCATCGACCCTGCCAGCGGCACGCGGGCGATGCACCGCACGTTGATCCCGTTCGAGGTGGCCGAGGGCATCCCGATGCTTGCCGAGGCCCCGGACCGACGCCCGGCCTCCGCCTACTGGATCCTTACGCAGGCCGGACACAAGCTGTGGTGGTCCGAGACGGTCCGCGCCCACATGCCACTCCCTGACGAGCGGACCGCCCTCCAGCTCCCCGACGCGACACCGATCCTGCATCTGGCCCGTGTCACGCACGGCACCGACGACCGCCCCTTGATCCTCGAAGAACTCCGCGTCGGGGCGGACCGTGCCGAACTCGCCTACCGGATCACTGCCGACAAACAGCCCGCACGGCGCACCCGCACATGA